In Zea mays cultivar B73 chromosome 7, Zm-B73-REFERENCE-NAM-5.0, whole genome shotgun sequence, the following proteins share a genomic window:
- the LOC103631967 gene encoding probable carboxylesterase 15 → MHVNKGTPAAMPAVLVPGCCPAATAANEVVEDVLGLVRVLGDGTVVRSAVGPVFSPATSFPENHPCVEWKEAVYDKPNNLLVRMYKPSPPAAGGKAPVLVHFHGGGFCIGSCTWANVHAFCLRLAADTGAVVLSAGYRLAPEHRLPVAVDDGAGFMRWLRGQSSSADAADADADAWAWLADAADLGRVFVTGDSAGATIAHHLAVRAGVAAAGAGEAGDGERKTPGQQVTTVRGYVLLLPFFGGVERTPSEKAGCPAGAGALLSLDVLDRFWRVSLPVGATRDHPVANPFGPDSPELGSVDFPPVLVVVAGLDLLRDRAVDYAERLAAAGKPVELAEFAAAAHGFYLHEPGSEATGELIRAVGRFVDSCVSASEVLLD, encoded by the coding sequence ATGCACGTTAACAAGGGCACGCCAGCAGCCATGCCCGCCGTCTTGGTTCCCGGCTGCTGTCCCGCCGCTACGGCGGCGAACGAAGTCGTCGAGGACGTATTGGGCCTGGTGCGCGTCCTCGGCGACGGCACCGTCGTCCGGTCGGCGGTCGGCCCAGTGTTCAGCCCAGCGACCAGCTTCCCTGAGAACCACCCGTGCGTGGAATGGAAGGAGGCAGTGTACGATAAGCCCAACAACCTCCTCGTCCGCATGTACAAGccgtcgccgccggccgccggcgGGAAGGCGCCGGTGCTCGTCCACTTCCACGGCGGCGGGTTCTGCATCGGGTCGTGCACGTGGGCCAACGTGCACGCGTTCTGCCTCCGCCTCGCCGCGGACACCGGCGCCGTCGTGCTGTCCGCGGGGTACCGCCTCGCCCCCGAGCACCGCCTGCCCGTGGCCGTCGACGACGGGGCCGGCTTCATGCGCTGGTTACGCGGGCAGTCGTCGTCCGCGGACGCCGCggacgccgacgccgacgcctGGGCCTGGCTCGCCGACGCCGCCGACCTGGGCCGCGTGTTCGTCACCGGCGACTCGGCGGGAGCGACCATCGCGCACCACCTCGCCGTGCGCGCCGGCGTGGCGGCGGCCGGCGCTGGTGAAGCCGGCGACGGCGAGCGCAAGACGCCAGGCCAGCAGGTGACTACGGTCCGCGGCTACGTGCTTTTGCTGCCATTCTTCGGCGGCGTCGAGCGCACGCCGTCCGAGAAGGCGGGGTGTCCCGCCGGCGCCGGGGCGCTACTGAGCCTGGACGTGCTCGACCGGTTCTGGCGGGTGTCGCTGCCGGTAGGCGCCACCAGGGACCACCCGGTGGCGAACCCGTTCGGGCCGGACAGCCCTGAACTGGGCTCGGTGGACTTCCCGCCGGTCCTCGTGGTGGTGGCCGGCCTCGACCTGCTGCGCGACCGAGCCGTCGACTACGCCGAGCGGTTGGCAGCGGCGGGTAAACCCGTGGAGCTCGCCGAGTTCGCCGCCGCGGCCCATGGCTTTTACCTGCACGAGCCGGGCTCCGAGGCGACCGGCGAGCTGATACGGGCCGTGGGCCGGTTCGTCGACAGCTGCGTGTCAGCGTCCGAGGTGCTGCTTGATTAG